In the genome of Populus trichocarpa isolate Nisqually-1 chromosome 6, P.trichocarpa_v4.1, whole genome shotgun sequence, one region contains:
- the LOC7473562 gene encoding CDPK-related kinase 7 — protein sequence MGLCHGKPVELQQNQSKNNTLSIETDSTKPPNSHTRKNSNFPFYSPSPLSSLFKTSPAVSSVRSTPLRIFKRPFPPPSPAKHIRALLARRHGSVKPNEASIPEGNEIDIGLDKNFGFSKQFASHYELGEEVGRGHFGYTCSAKANKGSLKGQNVAVKVIPKSKMTTVVAIEDVRREVKILRALTGHKNLVQFYDAYEDDDNVYAIMELCEGGELLDRILSRGGKYSEEDARTVMVQILSVVAYCHLQGVVHRDLKPENFLFTTKEDNSTLKAIDFGLSDYVKPDERLNDIVGSAYYVAPEVLHRSYGTEADMWSIGVIAYILLCGSRPFWARTESGIFRAVLKADPSFDEAPWPSLSPEAIDFVKRLLNKDYRKRLTAAQALSHPWLANHHDIKIPLDMIVYKLAKAYIYSSSLRKSALRALAKTLTVAQIAFLREQFTLLGPSKNGFISMQNFKTAVIKHSTDAMKDSRVLDYVNMVSSLQYSKLDFEEFSAVAISVHQLEGMDCWEQNVRRAYELFEKDGNRPIMFEELASEMRHSDGKLTFLGFVKLLHGVSSRIFQKA from the exons ATGGGACTTTGTCATGGAAAACCCGTTGAGCTCCAACAAAACCAATCCAAAAACAACACGCTCTCCATTGAAACAGACTCAACAAAGCCACCAAATTCACACACTAGGAAGAACTCAAACTTCCCTTTTTACAGTCCAAGTCCATTATCTAGTCTCTTCAAGACTTCACCTGCTGTATCAAGTGTAAGGTCCACTCCTTTGAGGATTTTCAAGAGGCCTTTTCCACCTCCTTCCCCTGCAAAGCATATACGTGCATTGCTTGCAAGAAGGCATGGCTCTGTTAAGCCTAATGAAGCTTCAATTCCTGAAGGAAATGAGATTGATATTGGTTTGGACAAGAATTTTGGGTTTTCTAAGCAGTTTGCAAGTCATTATGAGCTTGGTGAGGAAGTGGGGCGTGGACATTTTGGGTATACATGCTCTGCGAAGGCGAACAAAGGAAGCTTGAAAGGCCAGAATGTGGCAGTCAAAGTTATTCCAAAGTCTAAG ATGACCACTGTAGTTGCCATAGAGGATGTGAGACGAGAAGTGAAAATATTACGGGCTCTAACGGGACATAAGAACCTAGTGCAGTTCTACGATGCCTACGAAGACGACGACAATGTCTATGCTATAATGGA gTTGTGCGAAGGTGGCGAATTATTGGATAGGATACTCTCAAG GGGTGGAAAATACTCAGAAGAAGATGCAAGGACCGTTATGGTTCAGATATTAAGTGTGGTTGCCTACTGCCATCTCCAAGGTGTCGTTCATCGTGACCTGAAGCCTGAG AACTTTCTCTTTACCACCAAGGAGGATAATTCCACATTGAAAGCCATTGATTTTGGACTCTCTGACTATGTAAAGCCAG ATGAAAGGTTAAATGATATTGTGGGAAGTGCATATTATGTAGCTCCTGAAGTTCTACACAGATCATATGGAACCGAGGCAGACATGTGGAGTATTGGTGTGATTGCTTATATTCTTCTATGTGGTAGCAGGCCCTTTTGGGCCCGGACAGAATCTGGAATCTTTCGAGCTGTTTTGAAAGCAGATCCAAGCTTTGATGAAGCTCCCTGGCCTTCTTTATCTCCAGAAGctattgattttgtgaagaggCTGTTGAACAAGGACTATCGGAAGAGACTAACAGCTGCTCAGGCTCTGA GTCACCCATGGCTGGCTAATCATCATGACATAAAGATTCCACTGGATATGATTGTGTACAAGCTTGCAAAAgcttatatatattcttcttcCCTACGAAAATCTGCTTTGAGG GCTCTGGCGAAGACGTTAACTGTTGCTCAGATAGCTTTCCTACGGGAACAATTTACATTGTTAGGGCCAAGCAAAAATGGCTTCATTTCTATGCAGAACTTTAAAACA GCTGTAATAAAGCACTCTACAGATGCCATGAAGGATTCCAGGGTCCTCGATTATGTTAACATG GTTAGTTCTCTTCAATACAGTAAATTGGATTTTGAAGAATTTTCTGCTGTTGCCATAAGTGTGCATCAGCTAGAAGGAATGGATTGTTGGGAGCAAAATGTTAGGCGTGCCTATGAATTGTTTGAGAAAGATGGAAACAGACCCATTATGTTCGAGGAGCTTGCCTCA GAGATGAGACATTCTGATGGTAAATTAACCTTCTTGGGGTTTGTCAAGCTTCTCCATGGAGTTTCGTCACGAATATTTCAGAAGGCTTGA